GGAAGCAAGTTTCCGGATGTTGGCGGAGCGGAAGAACTATGTGAACAAAGTGAAACCGGGTAGGTACAGGATCACAAGTGGGACCAGCTTGAATTCATTGTTGAATACATTGCGAAGCGGCGATCAGGAACCCATAGATCTTACGTTCACCAACGTGAAGGATCTGCCTGAACTAGCGGGTCGTGTGGCGCGTTACGTGGAGACGGACTCGCTAACGATGTTGAGTGCGTTGCGCGATCCTACGGAGCATCAAAAGGCGGGGCTCAACCGGAATAATTTCATCAGTTTGTTCATACCGAATACGTACGAGTTCTGGTGGACCACAACGCCGGAAAAATTCATCGAGCGCATGACCAAGGAGTATTCGAAATTCTGGACCGAAGAACGAATGCTCAAAGCAAAAAAATACAACTTGGATCCAGCGGAAGTAGCAACCCTCGCATCGATCGTTCAAGCAGAGACCATGCGTATATCGGATGCACCACGTATCGCTGGGGTCTATCTGAACAGGTTACGCATCGGCATGCCATTACAAGCCGATCCTACGTTGAAATTCGCTTTAGGAATGGATAGCTTGAACCGTGTACTGGACCGTGATAAGCTGGTGGACTCTCCCTACAATACTTACCAGCACATTGGTCTGCCACCGGGCCCCATAAATATGCCGGAGCCACGGTTTCTGGATGCCGTACTTAATGCCGAAAAGCACGATTTTCTTTACTTCTGTGCAAAAGCCGATCTCAGCGGATACAGTGACTTTACCAAGACATACGATCAGCATTTGGTGAATGCCCGTAAATATCAACGTGCGTTGAATGCTAGAAAGATATATCGGTGAAAAGTGGCATTCGGTTGATCTGTTCTGCATCTGTGGGGGCATGCGGACCCAAGGCACCTAGCGATCGTATCGATATCCTTTCTGTTCCAATTCGGTTCATATCCAGCTCTTGGCCGGTTCATGTCGAGTTATTCTTACCATCTCCGTAACCCCAAGAAAACACCCTACGTAATAAACGATCTTATTTTCGCACCCCATTAGAACAATCAGTATGACCAAGATCAAGTTCGGTACCGACGGATGGCGCGCCATCATTGCTCAGGAATTCACAGTGGATAATGTAGCGCGTGTAAGCGTGGCCGTAGCCCATTGGGTAAAGAAGAATTTCCCAAATGATCCAAGTATTGTTCTTGGGCACGATTGCCGTTTTGCGGGAGAACTATTCGCAGAGACCTGTGCCAAGGTCTTCGTTCATCATGGGATCAAGGTGTATCTGGCTAAAGGTTTTGTGAGCACGCCCATGGTATCGTTGGGTGCTTTTAATAAGAAGAGCGCAATGGGAGTGATCCTTACTGCGAGTCATAATCCTCCGAGCTATAACGGGTATAAGTTGAAAGGCATACACGGCGGACCACTGATCCCAGAGGACGTGCAGGCAGTTGAAGACATCATTCCTGAGAACCACGGGATCGACCTGGCTTCCATCGATCTAAAGAAAGCCAAGGCCGATGGCATGATCATGGATATTGATCTTGAGACCATGTACGTGGACCACTGCGAAAAGAACTTCGACATGAAGGCCATTCGCGATAGTGGGCTAAGCTGGGGATATGATGCCATGTATGGATCCGGACAGAACGTTATAAAGCGCATTTTGCCACAAGCAAAAATGTTGCATTGCGACTATAACCCATCCTTCATGGGTCAGGCTCCCGAGCCGATCGACAAGAACCTACAGGAATTCAGCGCGTTGATCAAAAAAGGAGGTATCGATTGTGGTCTCGCCACGGATGGCGATGCGGACCGTATCGGACTTTACAACAGCAAAGGTGATTTCATTGATAGTCACCACATCATCCTTCTATTGATCCATTACTTGGTGAAGTATAAGAAGTTCACAGGCAAGGTGGTAGTAGCTGTTAGCACAACGCCAAAAGTGAAGAAACTCTGCGCCCACTACGGCTTGGAATACCAAGTGACCAAGATCGGTTTCAAGTGGATCTGCGGTATCATGATCAATGAGGACGTACTCTTGGGCGGTGAAGAAAGCGGTGGCATCGCCATAAAGGGCCACATCCCCGAGCGCGATGGTATCTGGATGGGCTTGACAATTTGGGAGTTCATGGCCAAGAGTGGTAAGAGCTTGGATGACCTGATCAATGAGGTTTACGCAATCGTTGGACCTTTCAAGTATGAGCGCAATGATCTGCACATCAGTGAAAAGGTGAAGCAGGATGTCCTTGCAGCCTGCGAAAGTGGTAAGTACACCAGCTTCGGCGATTACAAGGTGAACAGCGTTGAGACCATAGATGGATTCAAATTCCATATGGACAATGACCAATGGATGATGATCCGCGCAAGTGGTACCGAGCCAGTACTCCGGTTATATGCCGAAAGCGACACGCTTGAGAATGCACGGAAGATCCTTATCGCTACGCAGAAGGCGATCGGAGCTTAATTGAACCGAACAAGTTAAAGCAACGCTCCTTATCCGCAAGGTTTCGGAGCGTTTTGCTTTTTGGTGTAGATCGTTGTTGGTTGTCCGTTTAGACCGTTTGGATGGCCACGAAGCTGGATAACCAACGACTAACTTCCAGCTGGTCTTTTTAATCCGAAAATCTAACCCAAGCAATCTGCGTTGATCATTTCTTCCTGCGTTATCAGCGTTCCATCTACCATCCCCTAATTTTACCCAATGCTACTGACCCATTCCAGCCGGTCGCGGCCGTGGGTCGTAGTGATGCTTGCGATCTGCGCTTTTCAAGGCGTTGCGCAGGATTCTACCTCGGCGGTACCGAACAAACGGTGTGTTCGGAATACAACGATCGCCGTTGCAGCAGGAATTGCTGGAACATTCGTGGCACTCGATCAAGCGTGGTATGCGGATTATGATCGCGGCCCGTTCCACACATTCGATGATAGCGGTGAGTGGTTGCAAATGGATAAGGTGGGCCACACGTTCAGTGGTTACCAACTAGGGCGCATTGGTTATACGCTCTACAACCGTTGCGGCACCAAGCGAAAAACCGCGAACTGGGCAGGTGGATCTTTGGGTTTTCTATTTCTCACAGGCGTAGAAGTACTGGATGGCACCTCCGATGCATGGGGCTTCTCGTGGAGCGACATGGCGGCCAATACGATCGGTGCGGGGCTGTTCATTGGGCAGGAATTACTGTGGAACGAACAACGTATCGGCGTAAAACTTTCCGCGCATACAACTGGTTTCGCGGCGCAGCGTCCTGATCTGTTGGGCGAGAGCCTCCCCGAACGGATCCTGAAGGATTACAACGGCCAGACCATCTGGCTAAGCGCCAACCTCAAGAGCTTTTTACCGAGCACCAGGATCCCGGGATGGCTGAATATTGCTGGTGGATATGGAGGCGAGAACATGGTCAGTGCATTTCCAATAACACCGCTGGTGGTCGGTGACCAGTCAGACCGTTACCGCCAATACTACTTGGCACCTGATATCGACTTTACGCGGATCCGCACAAGATCCAAAGTGTTACGTACGGTGTTCTTCGTTTTGAACGGGATCAAATTTCCGCTGCCCGCTGTGGAATTCCAAAGCACGGGAAAGGTGGTTGGGCATTGGGTTTATTTTTAAAACGGGATGCCAATAGGTGAAGCCATTGCTGGGTTTTTTGCGGAAGTGTTAGTCTACATTGTTTACGAGACGATCTTGAAAGGATTCTTCAGGGCCATTCGCAGCATATACCGATGGCTTGCTTTAGTACTTTTTGGGGTCAAGTATCCGAACGCTGAGTTCGAAAGGATCAAGCGCATCTACACTCATAAAAGAGTTGTGCTTAGGGATGTGCTCTTCGACGTGATCCCCAAGGGAACCCAAGGTGTTGTGCTTGAGGTGATCGATGAGGAAAAGGTATTCGCAGAATTTGAAAGCGCCACCGGCGATAAGGTCTCAATAGGAGACGAAACAGTTTTCGAGGTGGAGTTGAATCGATTGTCGCTGGTCCGACGAAGACCGATCAGACGTCGCCGATGATCAGTGGGTTCGATCTGATCCACATTCAGTAATGACAGCTCGGACACCTCCGATCTTACCTCAACTCTCCCGCATCCAATAGCAACTTCACCTTCATCACGGCTGCAACCGTAAGACTATCCCGTAATTCGCCGCGCATCACCATTTCATAGAGCTCCTGAAACGGAAGTTTGCGCATGGCCAATTCTTCGTTGGAATCGGGTTCAGGCGTGTGGTACTCGAGATCCTGGGCTACGAAGATGATCGCAGTTTCGTCGCTCGCCGAGTTACTGAGGTCCATTTGAAGTACTTCTGTCCAGCGTTTGGCCACGATACCAACTTCTTCCAGGAGTTCACGTTGTGCGCTTTCGATCGGCGGTCGGTCACGTTTTCCGCCACCCTCAGGGATCTCCCAACTGTATGCCCCCAACGGGTACCGGTATTGGCCCACGATCCAGGTATTCAGTTCCTCATCCAACGGTACAATACCAACAGCAAGGTTCTTGAAATGTACCACGCCATAGATCCCTTCTGCACCGCTCGGGTCGATCACGTCGTGGTGGCTCACACTGATCCACTGTGTACTGTACCGTTCTTCGATCTTTAGAGTTTTCCAAGGGTTGCGTTCTTGCATGGGGCTAAAATAATGATCGATCAAATAGCTGCACTGGCATAAAACTACCAAACACGGCCTTCAATTTGGCACATTCACCTTTGGGCGGATGATCATCCCCCCTTCGGTTGAAGCATGTTAATTTCGCGCCATGTCACGCACGTTCAAACCCGGTGATCGCATCTCCTTCGTAGACGAGGTAGGTGGTGGCGTGGTGCTGGAGATCCTAGGCGTAGCGCATGTCAGGGTAAAGACGGACGAAGGCTTTATTCTGGACCGCCGGAATCGTGAGATGGTTCTGGTAGCGGACCAATCATTCTATGGCGTAACGGATCACCAAGCGGGTATGGTGAAGGCAAATGATGTGCGAGATGAAAAGATCGCGCGGCGCAAAGCGGGTAACGCACCACGCATTGGGAAGATGGCTAAACGTCCAGAAGACAAGAGCGTTGCAATGGTCGATCTGCATCTGCATGAATTGGTAGAGGATGAAACGCGGTTGCAACAAGGCGAGCGGTTGAAATATCAGTTGGCCTATTTCGAGCGGGCGTTGGAAGGTGCGATCCGTGATGGCAAACGCAAACTGATCGTGATCCACGGTGTTGGCGAAGGCATTTTACGCGAGGAAGTGCGGCGCATGTTGCAGTTCTATGAAGGGGTCCGTTTCCATGATGCTGATATGCGCCAATACGGATCCGGTGCAACGGAGGTGGAG
This genomic window from Flavobacteriales bacterium contains:
- a CDS encoding Smr/MutS family protein, which codes for MSRTFKPGDRISFVDEVGGGVVLEILGVAHVRVKTDEGFILDRRNREMVLVADQSFYGVTDHQAGMVKANDVRDEKIARRKAGNAPRIGKMAKRPEDKSVAMVDLHLHELVEDETRLQQGERLKYQLAYFERALEGAIRDGKRKLIVIHGVGEGILREEVRRMLQFYEGVRFHDADMRQYGSGATEVEILRHR
- a CDS encoding NUDIX hydrolase, which encodes MQERNPWKTLKIEERYSTQWISVSHHDVIDPSGAEGIYGVVHFKNLAVGIVPLDEELNTWIVGQYRYPLGAYSWEIPEGGGKRDRPPIESAQRELLEEVGIVAKRWTEVLQMDLSNSASDETAIIFVAQDLEYHTPEPDSNEELAMRKLPFQELYEMVMRGELRDSLTVAAVMKVKLLLDAGELR
- a CDS encoding phosphoglucomutase/phosphomannomutase family protein, whose amino-acid sequence is MTKIKFGTDGWRAIIAQEFTVDNVARVSVAVAHWVKKNFPNDPSIVLGHDCRFAGELFAETCAKVFVHHGIKVYLAKGFVSTPMVSLGAFNKKSAMGVILTASHNPPSYNGYKLKGIHGGPLIPEDVQAVEDIIPENHGIDLASIDLKKAKADGMIMDIDLETMYVDHCEKNFDMKAIRDSGLSWGYDAMYGSGQNVIKRILPQAKMLHCDYNPSFMGQAPEPIDKNLQEFSALIKKGGIDCGLATDGDADRIGLYNSKGDFIDSHHIILLLIHYLVKYKKFTGKVVVAVSTTPKVKKLCAHYGLEYQVTKIGFKWICGIMINEDVLLGGEESGGIAIKGHIPERDGIWMGLTIWEFMAKSGKSLDDLINEVYAIVGPFKYERNDLHISEKVKQDVLAACESGKYTSFGDYKVNSVETIDGFKFHMDNDQWMMIRASGTEPVLRLYAESDTLENARKILIATQKAIGA
- a CDS encoding DUF2279 domain-containing protein → MLLTHSSRSRPWVVVMLAICAFQGVAQDSTSAVPNKRCVRNTTIAVAAGIAGTFVALDQAWYADYDRGPFHTFDDSGEWLQMDKVGHTFSGYQLGRIGYTLYNRCGTKRKTANWAGGSLGFLFLTGVEVLDGTSDAWGFSWSDMAANTIGAGLFIGQELLWNEQRIGVKLSAHTTGFAAQRPDLLGESLPERILKDYNGQTIWLSANLKSFLPSTRIPGWLNIAGGYGGENMVSAFPITPLVVGDQSDRYRQYYLAPDIDFTRIRTRSKVLRTVFFVLNGIKFPLPAVEFQSTGKVVGHWVYF
- the mltG gene encoding endolytic transglycosylase MltG, producing MKQWKIFLWLVLFLALAAGIFGWRTWKELFGPGVTGDRILLIPTGSTLDQVIDSLKATGVITEEASFRMLAERKNYVNKVKPGRYRITSGTSLNSLLNTLRSGDQEPIDLTFTNVKDLPELAGRVARYVETDSLTMLSALRDPTEHQKAGLNRNNFISLFIPNTYEFWWTTTPEKFIERMTKEYSKFWTEERMLKAKKYNLDPAEVATLASIVQAETMRISDAPRIAGVYLNRLRIGMPLQADPTLKFALGMDSLNRVLDRDKLVDSPYNTYQHIGLPPGPINMPEPRFLDAVLNAEKHDFLYFCAKADLSGYSDFTKTYDQHLVNARKYQRALNARKIYR